Proteins from one Pseudomonas grandcourensis genomic window:
- a CDS encoding DUF4157 domain-containing protein, producing MPNVSPADRHCPWETPLSAVFLRQVFRLAIVLFCAGTSSSVFACPAGQSQVCMVACFCAPGSKEEAGSIFDDMNQMAASGLQNWIVQSRDSAATGDIRPIPLNIRAQLEPWYDIQVLDSARYKVGDDVELNAANTMLQNPDVRAVTLIDIIVFRNANDALNDVALWAHELKHVQQYQQWGNHEFATRYTRDYEAVEAPAYEIQAQVSRTLRASQARAESPRLP from the coding sequence ATGCCCAACGTATCGCCTGCCGACCGCCATTGCCCATGGGAGACCCCATTGTCAGCTGTATTTTTGCGTCAAGTTTTCCGGTTAGCGATCGTGCTCTTTTGCGCAGGCACCTCGTCCTCGGTTTTCGCCTGCCCCGCCGGGCAGTCCCAGGTCTGCATGGTCGCGTGTTTTTGTGCTCCAGGTTCCAAAGAGGAAGCGGGATCGATCTTCGACGACATGAACCAGATGGCGGCCTCTGGATTACAGAACTGGATTGTGCAATCGCGCGACTCTGCGGCAACAGGCGATATCCGGCCAATTCCGCTGAATATCCGGGCCCAGCTCGAACCCTGGTATGACATTCAAGTGCTCGATTCGGCGCGCTACAAGGTCGGCGATGATGTGGAGCTGAACGCTGCAAACACTATGCTGCAGAATCCCGATGTACGTGCGGTCACCCTCATCGACATCATCGTGTTTCGAAATGCCAATGATGCACTGAACGATGTCGCGCTGTGGGCGCATGAGTTGAAGCACGTGCAGCAGTACCAGCAATGGGGCAATCACGAGTTTGCCACCCGTTATACCCGTGATTACGAAGCCGTCGAGGCGCCTGCCTACGAGATTCAGGCCCAGGTCTCCAGAACGCTGCGAGCCAGCCAGGCTCGGGCGGAATCGCCTCGGCTTCCTTGA
- a CDS encoding AraC family transcriptional regulator encodes MLCMNHRNRPPPPLPSEPVRRIEAGPWAIELLPGCAYATRYVATQSGIGFAFDSQRGLHAIGSDRIRPFDAVPNGLAFVPAGCDVLSESPQGGEYLRVIRTDGMALVGDRAFNNRIDLQATALAWRIRAALLHPCMEDDWEAWALALSERATGSEALSTAPHGSITGSRMRMLDEFIDAGLDGPLSVPAMAGLLGLSEGYFMRAFKNATGKSPHSYLIDRRLAKARALMRDSTATLTEIAYACGFNSQAHMATTFKQRLGVSPAQLRQSLGLR; translated from the coding sequence ATGTTGTGCATGAATCATCGAAATCGCCCGCCGCCACCACTGCCGTCCGAACCGGTCCGTCGTATCGAGGCCGGGCCCTGGGCGATCGAATTGCTCCCCGGCTGCGCCTACGCGACCCGCTATGTCGCGACCCAGTCGGGAATCGGCTTCGCCTTCGATAGTCAGCGAGGCCTGCACGCCATCGGCAGTGACCGCATACGCCCCTTCGATGCCGTGCCCAACGGCCTGGCGTTCGTCCCCGCCGGATGTGACGTGTTGTCCGAATCACCCCAGGGCGGTGAATACCTGCGGGTGATTCGCACCGACGGTATGGCGTTGGTCGGGGATCGTGCCTTCAACAATCGCATCGACCTGCAGGCCACCGCCCTCGCCTGGCGAATCCGTGCCGCGCTGTTGCACCCTTGCATGGAGGACGATTGGGAAGCCTGGGCATTGGCGTTGTCCGAGCGGGCGACGGGGAGCGAAGCGCTGTCGACAGCCCCCCATGGCTCGATAACCGGCAGCCGGATGCGCATGCTCGATGAGTTCATTGATGCAGGCCTCGATGGCCCGTTGAGCGTACCGGCGATGGCGGGCCTGCTTGGATTGTCCGAAGGCTATTTCATGCGTGCCTTCAAGAATGCCACCGGCAAAAGCCCCCACAGTTACCTGATCGACCGACGCCTCGCCAAGGCCCGCGCCCTGATGCGCGACTCCACCGCCACCCTGACGGAGATCGCCTACGCCTGCGGTTTCAACTCCCAGGCGCACATGGCGACCACCTTCAAGCAACGCCTTGGCGTGAGTCCGGCGCAACTGCGTCAGTCTTTGGGGCTACGTTAG
- a CDS encoding threonine dehydratase: MHRLTRDDIEQAARHVYQVMPATAQYPWPLLAQRLGCTVWVKHENHTPTGAFKVRGGITFMHWLKREHPGAKGIVSATRGNHGQSLALAARTLGLQALIVVPEGNSVEKNNAMRGFGAEVVEYGRDFDDAREEAARLAQAHDLFLVPPFHTELVKGVATYALELFNAAPDLDTVYVPIGCGSGICGVIAARDALGLQTQVVGVVSTEAAAAQLSFDAGAIRETASANTFADGLAVRKPIPEAFAVYAAGAARIVSVSDEQIAEAMRVYYTDTHNLAEGAGASALAALISEREAMSGKRVGVILSGGNVDRSVYARVIA; encoded by the coding sequence ATGCACAGACTGACTCGCGACGATATCGAACAGGCCGCTCGCCACGTTTACCAGGTCATGCCCGCCACAGCCCAGTACCCTTGGCCCTTGCTGGCTCAGCGGTTGGGTTGCACGGTGTGGGTCAAGCACGAAAATCACACGCCTACCGGTGCTTTCAAAGTGCGCGGCGGTATCACGTTCATGCACTGGCTCAAACGCGAGCACCCTGGCGCGAAGGGCATTGTCAGCGCTACCCGCGGCAACCATGGCCAGAGCCTGGCGCTGGCGGCTCGCACACTGGGTTTGCAGGCGTTGATCGTCGTGCCGGAAGGTAACTCGGTAGAAAAGAACAACGCGATGCGCGGCTTTGGCGCTGAAGTGGTCGAGTATGGCCGCGATTTCGATGACGCCCGTGAAGAGGCTGCCCGCCTGGCGCAGGCGCACGACCTGTTCCTGGTTCCGCCGTTTCACACCGAACTGGTCAAAGGCGTTGCGACTTATGCGCTGGAGCTGTTCAACGCCGCGCCGGACCTGGACACGGTTTATGTGCCGATTGGCTGTGGATCGGGGATTTGCGGGGTGATCGCCGCCCGCGATGCGTTGGGTCTGCAAACACAGGTGGTTGGCGTGGTTTCCACGGAGGCGGCGGCTGCACAGTTGTCGTTTGATGCTGGCGCGATTCGCGAAACCGCCTCGGCCAATACCTTTGCCGACGGCCTGGCCGTCCGCAAGCCGATTCCCGAAGCCTTTGCCGTCTACGCGGCAGGTGCGGCGCGGATCGTATCGGTCAGCGATGAGCAGATTGCCGAAGCCATGCGTGTGTATTACACCGATACCCATAACCTTGCCGAAGGGGCCGGTGCGTCGGCGTTGGCAGCGCTGATCTCGGAGCGTGAAGCCATGTCGGGAAAAAGGGTGGGGGTGATTCTGTCCGGTGGCAACGTCGACAGATCGGTGTATGCGCGGGTGATTGCGTGA
- a CDS encoding tRNA (adenine(22)-N(1))-methyltransferase TrmK has translation MNEQTLSMRLERVAAQVPAGARLADIGSDHGYLPVALVRRGAIAAAVAGEVALTPFHAANRTVRENGLDSQVTVRLANGLAAIEPGDGITAVSLCGMGGETIRDILDSGKAYLSGQERLILQPNGGEQPLRQWLMGNGYRILCEEVLRENRFDYEIIVAERAGPVIYTAQELYFGPLQMQARTPAFLLKWRRKLRHKQKTLSHFARAQQAVPEATVQDIARQVRWITELLA, from the coding sequence TTGAACGAACAGACATTGTCCATGCGCCTGGAGCGCGTGGCGGCACAGGTGCCAGCCGGTGCGCGCCTGGCCGATATCGGCTCGGATCACGGCTACCTGCCGGTGGCCTTGGTGCGCCGGGGCGCCATCGCGGCGGCGGTGGCCGGTGAGGTGGCGTTGACGCCGTTCCACGCGGCCAACCGCACCGTGCGCGAGAACGGCCTGGACTCGCAAGTCACCGTACGCCTGGCCAACGGCCTGGCGGCAATCGAGCCGGGAGACGGGATTACGGCGGTCAGCCTCTGCGGCATGGGTGGCGAAACCATCCGCGACATCCTCGACAGCGGCAAGGCGTACCTGAGCGGTCAGGAGCGCCTGATCCTGCAACCCAACGGCGGTGAACAGCCATTGCGCCAATGGCTGATGGGCAATGGCTACCGCATCCTCTGCGAGGAAGTGCTGCGGGAAAATCGATTCGACTACGAAATCATCGTCGCCGAGCGCGCCGGACCGGTGATCTACACCGCCCAAGAGCTGTACTTCGGTCCGTTGCAGATGCAGGCCCGCACTCCGGCGTTCCTGCTCAAGTGGCGGCGCAAGTTGCGCCATAAACAGAAGACCCTGAGCCACTTTGCCCGGGCGCAGCAGGCCGTGCCCGAGGCGACGGTGCAGGACATCGCGCGGCAGGTCCGGTGGATCACTGAATTGCTGGCTTGA
- a CDS encoding DUF2252 domain-containing protein has translation MPPRKSKSADGLAKPSDDTGDDSVFLSRKERLFAGEQLRERLPHSAHAEWKPPGKRRDPIELLEESNRFRLPNLVPLRYGRMLRSPFTFLRGSAGLMAHDLATTPTTGVQVQACGDCHLMNFGLFATPERNLIFDINDFDETLPAPWEWDVKRLAISFAVAARDNRLNDKEARCIAVKCAGAYREGLRKFSKMGPLDVWYDRLDAQTIIDMAPNAEIKKIREQVIAKARLRLGDYLYPKISSEVGGRRRLIDQPPLLFHVYEKGFKQRVRIALRDYRLSLPHERRVLFDRYRLEDIAVKAVGIGSVGTYCFVGLFFSAENHPLLLQFKEACPSVLAPYAGNSDYENQGQRVVTGQRLMQSSSDIFLGWTRGQNGRHFFVRQLRDMKMSAPIEGVSAARMKMYAEWCGHTLARAHAKSGDAALISGYLGKLDTFDQAIGKFSIAYANQNAKDHAALIAAEKSGRIHALREEE, from the coding sequence ATGCCCCCCCGCAAAAGCAAATCTGCCGATGGCTTGGCAAAGCCGTCGGACGACACCGGTGACGACTCGGTCTTTCTCTCGCGCAAGGAGCGTCTGTTCGCAGGCGAGCAACTGCGCGAACGCCTGCCGCATTCGGCTCACGCCGAATGGAAGCCACCGGGAAAGCGCCGCGACCCCATCGAACTGCTCGAAGAGTCCAACCGCTTTCGACTGCCCAACCTGGTGCCGCTGCGCTACGGGCGCATGCTGCGCAGTCCATTCACCTTTTTACGCGGCTCCGCAGGCTTGATGGCCCATGACCTGGCCACGACCCCGACCACTGGCGTCCAGGTGCAGGCCTGCGGAGATTGCCACCTGATGAACTTCGGGTTGTTCGCGACACCTGAGCGCAACCTGATTTTTGACATCAACGATTTCGACGAAACGCTCCCGGCCCCCTGGGAGTGGGACGTCAAACGCCTGGCGATCAGCTTTGCCGTGGCCGCGCGGGATAACCGACTCAACGATAAGGAGGCACGGTGCATTGCCGTCAAATGCGCTGGCGCGTACCGCGAGGGTCTGCGCAAATTTTCGAAAATGGGCCCGCTGGATGTCTGGTATGACCGCCTGGACGCTCAAACGATCATCGATATGGCGCCCAATGCCGAGATCAAGAAAATTCGCGAGCAAGTGATCGCGAAGGCAAGGTTGCGTCTGGGTGATTACCTCTATCCCAAAATCAGCAGCGAAGTGGGTGGCCGGCGGCGACTGATCGATCAGCCGCCCTTGCTCTTTCATGTGTATGAAAAGGGCTTCAAGCAGCGAGTCCGTATCGCCCTGCGTGATTATCGTTTATCGCTTCCCCATGAACGACGCGTACTCTTTGATCGTTACCGCCTCGAAGACATTGCGGTCAAAGCTGTCGGGATCGGGAGCGTGGGGACCTATTGTTTCGTCGGACTGTTCTTTTCCGCGGAAAACCACCCCTTGCTCCTGCAATTCAAGGAGGCCTGCCCTTCGGTGTTGGCACCCTATGCAGGCAACAGCGACTACGAGAACCAGGGGCAGCGTGTCGTCACGGGGCAGCGGCTGATGCAGTCCTCCAGCGACATCTTCCTGGGCTGGACACGCGGGCAAAATGGCCGGCATTTCTTTGTACGCCAGTTGCGGGACATGAAAATGTCAGCGCCCATCGAAGGCGTTTCCGCCGCACGGATGAAAATGTACGCCGAGTGGTGTGGCCATACCCTCGCCCGTGCCCACGCCAAATCCGGAGATGCGGCGCTCATCAGTGGCTACCTGGGCAAGCTGGACACCTTCGACCAGGCCATCGGCAAGTTCTCCATCGCCTATGCCAATCAAAATGCGAAAGATCATGCCGCGCTGATAGCTGCGGAAAAATCAGGGCGGATCCATGCACTCAGGGAAGAAGAGTGA
- a CDS encoding Ohr family peroxiredoxin, producing MSKIEKVLASGKTHTTHNSAGNTSRGHNGNLDIVLSSPGSDTPAHVLTAVQPHPKAEQLFAGAWSACYIAAVGLAAQQMKVTLPTDTAVDIEVDLGQTGAAYFLQARLTLRVPGLDQGVATELAHNADAICPYSKATRGNIDVDINVLTA from the coding sequence ATGAGCAAGATCGAAAAAGTACTGGCCAGCGGCAAAACCCACACCACTCACAACAGCGCAGGCAACACTTCGCGCGGCCATAACGGCAACCTCGACATCGTACTGTCGTCCCCTGGCAGCGACACACCGGCACACGTGCTCACTGCCGTCCAGCCACACCCGAAAGCCGAGCAACTGTTCGCCGGAGCGTGGTCGGCCTGCTATATCGCAGCGGTGGGGCTGGCCGCCCAGCAGATGAAAGTGACACTGCCGACCGACACGGCCGTCGACATTGAAGTCGATCTGGGCCAGACCGGCGCGGCTTACTTCCTCCAGGCCCGACTGACCCTGCGAGTGCCGGGGCTGGACCAAGGAGTGGCGACCGAGTTGGCCCACAACGCCGATGCCATCTGCCCTTACTCCAAGGCCACGCGCGGCAACATTGACGTCGACATCAACGTCCTGACGGCATAA
- a CDS encoding MarR family transcriptional regulator, with protein sequence MKNTDKTSALDLKLSEFLCFAVYSTNLAFGKAYKSMLERLGLTYTQYITLVALWEEDKQTVGSLGEKLFLESNTLTPILKKLEAMGYLLRQRDPEDERQVRISLTKEGRTLREGLTEDGFPQTGLDPDDFVQMQKAIVKLRGSLIRSTKDRE encoded by the coding sequence ATGAAAAACACCGACAAGACATCCGCCCTGGATCTCAAACTCTCCGAGTTCCTGTGTTTTGCGGTCTATTCCACCAATCTGGCCTTCGGCAAGGCCTACAAGTCGATGCTCGAACGGCTCGGCCTGACCTATACGCAATACATCACCCTGGTTGCGCTGTGGGAGGAAGACAAACAGACGGTTGGCAGCCTCGGCGAAAAGCTGTTTCTCGAATCCAATACCCTCACGCCGATCCTGAAGAAGCTGGAAGCGATGGGTTATCTGCTGCGCCAGCGCGACCCGGAAGACGAACGCCAGGTGCGGATCAGTCTCACCAAAGAGGGGCGAACACTGCGTGAAGGCCTCACCGAAGACGGCTTCCCGCAAACCGGTCTTGATCCCGACGACTTCGTGCAAATGCAGAAGGCGATTGTGAAGTTGCGGGGCAGTCTTATCCGGTCGACCAAGGACAGAGAGTAA
- a CDS encoding NADP-dependent oxidoreductase, whose translation MIRVHCAGVNPADWKCRQGYLSHFITYTFPFILGFDLAGTVAQTGEGVSGFPEGTRVFAQSDVGAGKWGSYAEFVCVSQESVVQMPDNLEFAQAAAVPTPALAAWAGLFEDGGLEKGQRVLIHGGGGAVGNFAIQFAKDAGAQVAATCGDTNRSYIESLGCELSIDYRTQNILAATRQWSGDGVDLVLDCVGCGSLPDGLDLLRPGGMLVSILTLAEGDTGPDHIGAAQRGMRTAVTYSKMPSGAPLAKIAALLASARVHPPRIEVLPLEQAAKAHDLLQSGNAKVKMVLQVAE comes from the coding sequence TTGATTCGTGTCCATTGTGCAGGTGTCAATCCGGCGGACTGGAAATGTCGCCAAGGCTATCTCAGCCATTTCATCACCTATACCTTTCCTTTTATCCTGGGCTTCGACCTGGCCGGGACAGTCGCGCAAACCGGTGAAGGGGTTTCAGGCTTTCCCGAGGGCACACGGGTTTTTGCCCAGAGTGATGTCGGTGCTGGAAAGTGGGGATCCTATGCCGAGTTTGTCTGTGTTTCCCAGGAGTCGGTGGTGCAAATGCCCGATAACCTCGAATTCGCTCAGGCAGCGGCGGTGCCGACGCCAGCCTTGGCAGCCTGGGCCGGGCTGTTCGAGGATGGCGGCCTGGAAAAAGGTCAAAGAGTATTGATCCACGGCGGTGGAGGTGCCGTCGGCAACTTCGCGATCCAGTTCGCGAAAGACGCTGGAGCGCAGGTCGCAGCGACCTGTGGCGATACCAATCGCAGTTACATCGAGTCCCTGGGGTGTGAACTGAGCATTGACTACCGCACACAGAATATTCTTGCCGCCACCCGCCAGTGGTCCGGCGACGGAGTGGACCTGGTGCTCGATTGCGTCGGGTGCGGGAGTTTGCCTGACGGCCTGGACCTGCTGCGGCCGGGAGGCATGCTGGTCTCGATATTGACGCTGGCCGAGGGAGATACCGGCCCGGATCACATTGGCGCGGCTCAACGTGGCATGCGTACCGCGGTGACCTACAGCAAGATGCCCAGCGGTGCGCCTTTGGCCAAAATCGCCGCCTTGCTGGCAAGCGCTCGGGTCCATCCGCCACGCATCGAAGTTCTGCCACTGGAACAGGCAGCAAAAGCCCACGATCTACTGCAGAGTGGCAACGCCAAAGTGAAGATGGTTCTGCAGGTTGCAGAATAA
- a CDS encoding Dabb family protein → MWNETVQLYLNPGVVHEALQDDLQQHLKNLPGLGHFHLGRNLEGSWGAGDFTLDLSFVSDAYQANTADSLARLPALARVDRLAYQRIGGGQRAVGLENGIWRTLLLRVRPEQDPALVAALERDLLHMPAYIASIGNWQLSRVCSDSTWTHVWQQEFASMEGLLGEYLTHPFHWAWVDRWFDPEFPEWTVEAIAHAFCAQTTSLLTLPVNRKALQ, encoded by the coding sequence ATGTGGAATGAGACCGTACAGCTTTACCTCAACCCCGGTGTCGTGCACGAGGCGCTGCAGGATGATCTGCAGCAACACCTGAAAAACCTGCCTGGTCTCGGCCATTTCCATCTGGGACGCAACCTTGAAGGCAGCTGGGGCGCAGGCGACTTCACTCTGGACTTGTCCTTTGTCAGCGACGCGTACCAAGCCAACACCGCCGACAGCCTGGCGCGATTGCCCGCCCTTGCGCGCGTCGACCGCTTGGCGTACCAGCGGATCGGAGGTGGTCAGCGTGCGGTGGGCCTGGAAAACGGTATCTGGCGCACTCTGTTGCTGCGCGTCCGCCCGGAGCAGGACCCGGCACTTGTCGCAGCGCTGGAACGCGACCTGCTGCACATGCCGGCGTACATCGCGAGCATCGGTAACTGGCAGTTGAGCCGCGTTTGCTCGGATAGCACCTGGACGCACGTCTGGCAGCAGGAGTTCGCCAGCATGGAGGGGCTGCTGGGTGAATACCTGACCCATCCGTTCCATTGGGCCTGGGTCGATCGCTGGTTCGATCCGGAGTTTCCCGAATGGACCGTGGAGGCCATTGCCCATGCTTTCTGCGCACAGACAACCAGCCTCCTGACGCTGCCTGTTAATAGAAAGGCATTGCAATGA
- a CDS encoding helix-turn-helix domain-containing protein — protein sequence MMVFRSAHAVHVPHGLSTRLLDELQRNSLPGASKRGAERTLSADGFVKLFREAIEQLEAQVAKGESHPPMRKQEVDLMCRCLLSCGTLGEAIECAGEFCAMLLPRAGKLSLERRGEKAVFHMDSLRRTRSSAACLVDLTGLFCYLQLFAWLTGNTLQVDSVFLAHPKREDAMPFLGLFDAPVAVGKRTYGFSFEASLLTRRVIRQPVELGAFLVDFPFRLVGAAPSVVSVTQQVRGFLEAALSHAQELPTLGAIATALGFSEPTLRRHLAAEGVSYQQLRRLCLCETAQRCLRDTDWTINRIADHLGFSSEAAFRRAFQDWTGLAPSRYRANTNSA from the coding sequence ATGATGGTTTTCCGATCAGCGCATGCCGTTCATGTACCCCATGGGCTCAGCACCCGACTGCTTGACGAATTGCAGCGCAATAGCCTGCCCGGAGCGAGCAAGCGCGGGGCCGAGCGGACGCTTTCGGCCGACGGTTTCGTGAAACTGTTTCGCGAGGCCATCGAGCAGCTGGAAGCCCAGGTGGCAAAGGGCGAGAGCCATCCTCCGATGCGCAAGCAGGAAGTGGACCTGATGTGCCGCTGCCTGCTCAGTTGCGGCACCCTCGGCGAGGCCATCGAATGCGCCGGCGAATTCTGTGCGATGTTGCTGCCCCGTGCCGGCAAGCTGAGCCTGGAGCGGCGCGGCGAAAAGGCTGTGTTTCACATGGACTCGCTGCGCCGCACACGCAGCTCCGCCGCCTGCCTGGTCGACCTGACCGGGCTGTTCTGCTACTTGCAGTTGTTCGCCTGGTTGACCGGCAACACCCTGCAGGTGGACAGCGTGTTCCTGGCCCATCCCAAGCGAGAAGACGCCATGCCCTTTCTCGGCCTGTTCGACGCGCCGGTCGCGGTCGGCAAGCGCACCTACGGCTTCAGCTTCGAGGCCAGCCTGCTCACGCGGCGGGTGATCCGCCAACCAGTGGAACTGGGTGCGTTCCTGGTGGATTTTCCCTTTCGCCTGGTCGGTGCCGCACCCAGCGTGGTGTCTGTGACGCAACAGGTTCGCGGGTTTCTCGAGGCGGCGCTGAGCCACGCGCAGGAACTGCCGACCCTGGGCGCGATCGCCACGGCGCTGGGCTTCAGCGAGCCGACCTTGCGCCGGCACCTGGCTGCCGAAGGTGTCAGCTACCAGCAGTTGCGCCGGCTGTGTCTGTGCGAGACGGCACAGCGCTGCCTGCGCGACACCGACTGGACCATCAATCGGATCGCAGATCATCTTGGTTTCAGCAGCGAGGCGGCGTTTCGCCGCGCGTTCCAGGATTGGACCGGACTAGCCCCCAGCCGTTATCGCGCGAATACCAACAGCGCCTAG
- a CDS encoding YCF48-related protein: MGSEQQCRAPVSNRQPPVKLSIGTAPGVRCGQSRTWLGLCLVGMVAVGSVASFLPRPTPTTAPTRVQPQQMLINGVAQAGAKLLAAGELGHLFVSRDAGRQWDEATVSPSRGSTLTQVFVANKTLALAVGHDSWILRSEDDGQTWKEANFDADAGNVLMNVWGNPTGPFFAIGSFGDFRLSTDQGRTWQKRNVGLGDRHLYGVAGSGPDRMMLVGESGLAARSTDGGQNWTRLSGFYTGSLFGLIALSGNDWLAYGMRGKVFRSSDFGQSWTAIESGTERALYGGTLTRDGHVVLVGEGGVVIVSADRGETFQLLHAGNGPSFSSVGQAADGRLIYTGQQGIAFENLPLATSNH; this comes from the coding sequence ATGGGCAGTGAACAGCAATGCCGTGCGCCGGTCAGTAACCGGCAACCCCCGGTCAAGTTGAGCATCGGTACCGCACCCGGGGTCCGGTGCGGCCAATCGCGAACCTGGTTGGGCCTGTGTCTGGTTGGCATGGTGGCCGTGGGTTCGGTCGCCTCGTTTCTGCCCCGTCCCACCCCAACAACGGCGCCGACCCGTGTACAACCACAGCAGATGTTGATCAACGGCGTGGCTCAAGCGGGCGCCAAACTGTTGGCCGCCGGCGAGTTGGGCCACCTGTTCGTCAGCCGGGATGCAGGCCGGCAATGGGACGAGGCCACCGTAAGCCCGTCGCGTGGTTCGACCCTGACCCAAGTGTTCGTTGCCAACAAGACGCTGGCCCTGGCGGTCGGACACGATAGCTGGATTTTGCGCAGTGAGGACGACGGGCAAACCTGGAAGGAAGCGAATTTCGACGCTGATGCCGGCAATGTCTTGATGAACGTCTGGGGAAACCCCACCGGTCCATTCTTCGCCATTGGAAGTTTTGGCGATTTCCGTCTTTCGACCGACCAGGGCCGAACCTGGCAAAAGCGCAACGTCGGACTGGGGGATCGGCATCTGTATGGCGTGGCCGGCAGCGGTCCCGACAGGATGATGCTGGTCGGCGAAAGCGGCCTGGCCGCGCGCTCCACCGATGGTGGTCAGAACTGGACCCGTCTGAGCGGTTTTTATACGGGCAGCCTGTTCGGCCTGATTGCCTTGTCGGGCAACGACTGGCTGGCCTATGGCATGCGCGGCAAGGTGTTTCGCAGCAGCGATTTCGGTCAGTCCTGGACAGCGATCGAGTCGGGCACGGAACGGGCGCTATACGGCGGCACGCTGACCCGTGATGGCCATGTGGTGCTGGTCGGGGAGGGTGGCGTGGTCATTGTTTCAGCCGATCGCGGAGAAACCTTCCAATTACTGCACGCCGGTAACGGGCCCAGTTTCTCCAGTGTGGGCCAGGCCGCTGACGGGCGCCTGATCTACACCGGGCAGCAGGGTATCGCCTTCGAAAACCTCCCCTTGGCAACGTCGAATCACTGA